Proteins from a single region of Pseudopedobacter saltans DSM 12145:
- a CDS encoding ThuA domain-containing protein, producing the protein MKNFLSILFFFLVSFIVKNETACGQSGIKKGKSFNVVGFYSGNWDVAHISYVHEANKWFAEMAAQYGFKYDSTNNWNNLNEKFLSKYQIVMFLDNSPQTESQQQAFERYMKKGGGFIGYHVSAFNTDPEKWPWYFNDFLGTGKFAGNTWKPTSANLKVEKKDHPSTKGLPELFKSSPNEWYKWQNDVSKNPDISVLMSIDPSSFPLGTKQNEIWYSGYYPVVWTNKNYRMLYVNMGHNDMVYNPDRTVSYTFANDIQNQFILNSLFWLRGRNQKDKR; encoded by the coding sequence ATGAAGAATTTTTTAAGCATACTTTTCTTTTTCCTCGTAAGTTTTATAGTAAAAAATGAGACTGCATGTGGACAATCCGGTATTAAAAAAGGAAAAAGCTTTAATGTTGTCGGGTTTTATTCTGGAAATTGGGATGTAGCACATATTAGCTATGTGCATGAAGCAAATAAATGGTTTGCAGAAATGGCTGCTCAATATGGATTTAAATATGACTCTACTAACAACTGGAATAATTTAAATGAAAAATTTCTTTCTAAATATCAGATTGTGATGTTTTTGGATAATTCACCACAAACTGAAAGCCAGCAACAGGCTTTTGAGCGATATATGAAAAAAGGCGGTGGATTTATTGGTTATCATGTGTCTGCTTTCAATACCGATCCTGAGAAATGGCCCTGGTATTTTAATGATTTTCTGGGCACTGGGAAATTTGCTGGTAATACCTGGAAACCAACGTCTGCCAATTTGAAGGTCGAGAAGAAAGACCACCCGTCTACAAAGGGATTGCCTGAGTTATTTAAATCTTCTCCGAACGAATGGTACAAATGGCAAAATGATGTGTCTAAAAATCCGGATATTTCGGTTTTAATGTCTATTGATCCCTCTAGTTTTCCGCTGGGAACTAAACAAAATGAAATCTGGTACAGTGGCTATTATCCGGTAGTATGGACAAATAAAAATTACAGAATGCTTTATGTAAATATGGGACATAATGATATGGTTTACAATCCTGATAGAACGGTTTCATACACTTTTGCAAATGATATTCAGAATCAATTTATCTTAAATAGTTTATTTTGGTTGAGAGGGAGGAATCAAAAAGATAAGAGATAA
- a CDS encoding glycosyl hydrolase family 95 catalytic domain-containing protein has protein sequence MEKYTRKVISLLLLSIAIGTTANAQEIYAGRYKAIFTQEPENVPTGKTPDGPLAGNGDIGLTLGGDGSHLRFFFGKNDFWRAYPVYPGGGIAFPGFMDLKIDALKGADYYAEQLPDSAFIRARFSKGDLQVNLKTWVSANNNNVVVELAANKPTKINLGLHAATGNTSKTAKGRIKDVFWVTRSFEGTDLLEWPAHVAIALKGIGKAIGSDGTLTLNKDEKATLVLTLYTNFDRKKWKEKAIEDTESLTGNIIKQRWSEHLDWWKNYWSKSEVRIGDLFIEKYYYASQYFFGATSRGDKFAPGIWGPFVTKDSTAWGGDYHLNYNYQAPYWAAFSSNHIEETENFDQPLLDYMDKGRSFSKQLLGTKGIYYPVGIGPLGLTTTHWPLTADEMEKRYGTRDNTIDNGYKFLGQKINAVFSVGNMLMRFYSTYDKAYAEKVYPYLLECANFWEDYLKFENGNYVIYMDHYNEVMPNLRNQGQWKHLLGDYNSTLSLGLVKMLFKGILDMSDFLNQDQSRKAKWKHIVTHLSPFPVSEKGGFLSLKNVEKSPSPWQQGVNGLARVSIHGLVLPGGVCGPKTDSAFNAILLNDVKNWEKKTTTKGDWGNTFGNGIETCFPAAVRVGYSSDKILGFLKDRIEVQSLPNLWITAAGGGIETLSAVPLTVNEMLMQSYEHVIRIFPNWNRNKDAEFSNLRAYGAFLVSSKLGAGDIKYVHLLSEVGRVCKMENPWPLKKVLLKRKDGVIELKGPVFEFETQKGEQIELVPFN, from the coding sequence ATGGAAAAATATACAAGAAAAGTAATAAGCTTATTGCTGCTGAGTATAGCGATTGGAACTACTGCAAATGCTCAGGAAATATATGCCGGAAGATATAAGGCAATTTTTACTCAAGAACCTGAGAATGTGCCTACCGGGAAAACGCCCGATGGGCCATTGGCCGGAAATGGAGATATTGGATTGACTTTGGGAGGTGATGGAAGTCATTTGCGATTCTTCTTCGGGAAAAACGATTTCTGGAGGGCGTATCCGGTTTATCCCGGTGGTGGGATAGCTTTTCCAGGTTTTATGGATCTTAAAATAGACGCTTTAAAAGGAGCGGATTATTATGCGGAGCAGTTGCCAGATAGTGCCTTTATCAGAGCTAGATTTTCTAAGGGGGATTTACAGGTTAATTTAAAAACATGGGTTTCTGCGAATAACAATAATGTTGTAGTGGAGTTAGCGGCCAATAAACCGACCAAAATAAATTTAGGTCTTCATGCTGCAACTGGAAATACCTCTAAAACTGCAAAAGGCAGAATTAAAGATGTTTTTTGGGTAACACGTTCTTTTGAGGGGACAGATCTGTTGGAGTGGCCGGCACACGTTGCAATCGCTTTGAAAGGAATTGGGAAGGCTATTGGTAGTGACGGTACATTAACCTTAAATAAAGACGAAAAAGCGACGTTGGTTCTTACTCTTTATACCAATTTTGATCGTAAAAAATGGAAAGAGAAAGCGATTGAAGACACAGAAAGTTTAACTGGAAATATAATTAAACAAAGATGGAGCGAACATTTAGATTGGTGGAAAAATTATTGGTCTAAGTCTGAAGTTAGGATTGGAGATCTCTTCATTGAAAAATACTATTATGCTTCGCAGTATTTTTTTGGTGCTACATCAAGAGGAGATAAATTTGCTCCAGGTATCTGGGGGCCATTCGTTACTAAGGATTCGACAGCCTGGGGCGGAGATTATCATTTAAACTATAATTATCAGGCGCCATATTGGGCGGCATTTTCATCAAACCATATAGAGGAAACAGAAAATTTTGACCAGCCTTTATTAGATTATATGGATAAAGGGCGCTCTTTTTCGAAACAATTATTAGGGACAAAAGGAATTTATTATCCTGTAGGAATTGGCCCTTTGGGATTAACCACAACCCATTGGCCTTTAACGGCAGATGAAATGGAAAAGCGTTATGGCACCCGGGATAATACCATAGATAATGGCTATAAGTTTCTAGGACAGAAAATAAATGCTGTTTTTAGCGTAGGGAATATGTTGATGCGCTTTTACAGCACTTATGATAAAGCTTATGCCGAAAAAGTTTATCCGTATCTGTTAGAATGTGCCAATTTTTGGGAGGATTATCTAAAGTTTGAAAATGGGAATTATGTGATTTATATGGATCACTATAACGAAGTGATGCCAAATTTACGTAATCAAGGGCAATGGAAACACCTTTTAGGTGATTATAATTCAACGCTTTCCCTTGGTCTGGTGAAAATGCTGTTTAAAGGAATACTGGACATGAGTGATTTTTTAAATCAAGATCAATCCCGAAAAGCCAAGTGGAAACATATTGTCACTCATCTTAGTCCCTTTCCAGTTTCAGAAAAAGGTGGTTTTTTAAGTCTGAAAAACGTAGAGAAAAGTCCTTCGCCCTGGCAACAGGGGGTGAATGGTTTAGCCAGGGTCTCTATTCACGGTTTAGTATTGCCCGGAGGTGTTTGTGGTCCTAAAACGGATTCGGCTTTCAATGCTATTCTTTTAAATGATGTGAAAAATTGGGAGAAGAAAACAACAACTAAAGGGGACTGGGGAAACACCTTTGGGAATGGAATTGAAACCTGTTTTCCTGCTGCGGTCAGGGTTGGTTATAGTTCCGATAAGATTTTGGGATTTTTAAAAGACAGGATAGAAGTGCAATCTCTTCCCAATCTATGGATTACTGCTGCTGGCGGTGGCATTGAGACACTTTCTGCTGTTCCTTTAACGGTAAACGAAATGCTGATGCAAAGTTATGAACATGTAATACGCATTTTTCCCAATTGGAATAGGAACAAAGATGCTGAGTTTTCTAATCTTCGCGCTTATGGTGCCTTTTTAGTTAGCAGTAAGCTGGGCGCAGGCGATATAAAATATGTACACTTATTAAGTGAGGTCGGCAGAGTCTGTAAAATGGAAAATCCATGGCCGTTGAAAAAAGTCTTGTTGAAAAGAAAAGA